A genomic window from Paenibacillus sp. FSL K6-0276 includes:
- a CDS encoding cation-translocating P-type ATPase, with protein MNSNESKSQGQVPFHTQSEEEVLKRLETRKEGLSSGEAAKLLEQYGKNVLQEAKTKSLLGKFIEQFKNVMIFILLVAAVLSGILGEWTDTVIILLVVILNAVLGVIQENKAEQALDALKSMSSPHARVRRGGQVTEIKSEDLIPGDIVLLEAGNVVPADIRLLEAASLKTEEAALTGESLPSEKKAGVLEGSDIVIGDRTNMAYMSSNVTYGRAVGVVTATGMQTEVGRIAGYISEEENDVTPLQKKLDELGKYFTFIILGVCVVIFAVGIFEGRELLDMLLTSISLAVAAIPEGLPAIVTIILALGVQRMAKRKAIIRKLPAVETLGSTEIICSDKTGTLTLNKMTVEKVHVNGTTKEAAEGLEGTPGGELLLQAMTLCNDSSIDEGKSPKENGRNEGVKDPQTKSGKAIIGDPTETALVDYALSIGTDKRDLEKKFPRKNELPFDSDRKLMTTIHEVEIGRYRVLTKGAPDVLLSKCSHIYVDGQIVPFKDEHSRHIMDSNTMLANDALRVLAFAFRDEQQLPTNLSPETTEKELVFIGLVGMIDPPREEVRDAVAICRKAGIRPVMITGDHRDTAAAIAKRLGIIEDETGVLTGSELDKFSEEEFAEKVTDYSVYARVSPEHKVRIVKAWRKKGKVVAMTGDGVNDAPALKSSDIGVGMGITGTDVAKGVSDMVLADDNFTTIVVAVEEGRKVYSNIRKAIQFLLSANLGEVLTLFIATMIGWRILEPIHILWINLVTDTLPALALGLEKAGEDLMSKKPRKASSSIFAGGVGIGIVYQGILEAALTLLVYQWAHTHYNEGIAVTMAFATLGLLQISHAFNVRSNTKSLFQIGWFSNRYMLWASLISTLMLVLVIIIPGLNDWFGVSHLSGLQWGIVVAAALAIIVIVELVKLFVRLSGKGKNWD; from the coding sequence TTGAATTCAAATGAATCAAAATCGCAGGGGCAGGTCCCCTTTCATACACAAAGCGAAGAAGAAGTGCTCAAAAGGCTGGAGACTCGGAAAGAAGGCTTGTCTTCCGGTGAAGCTGCTAAACTTCTGGAGCAGTATGGGAAGAACGTACTTCAAGAGGCTAAGACCAAATCTCTGCTAGGAAAATTTATTGAACAATTTAAAAATGTAATGATCTTTATTTTGCTCGTGGCAGCAGTATTGTCTGGGATTTTGGGAGAATGGACAGATACAGTCATTATTTTGCTGGTAGTAATCCTGAATGCGGTTCTTGGCGTTATTCAGGAGAATAAGGCAGAGCAGGCGCTAGATGCCCTGAAAAGCATGTCCTCTCCGCATGCCAGGGTACGACGTGGAGGTCAGGTCACTGAGATCAAAAGTGAAGACCTCATACCAGGTGATATCGTATTGCTGGAAGCTGGAAATGTAGTTCCGGCGGATATTAGGCTTTTGGAAGCCGCTTCTTTGAAAACAGAGGAGGCCGCACTTACCGGAGAATCATTGCCCTCAGAAAAGAAGGCTGGTGTGCTTGAGGGAAGCGATATTGTTATCGGGGATCGAACCAATATGGCTTACATGAGCAGCAATGTGACTTATGGTAGAGCGGTTGGTGTAGTAACAGCTACAGGAATGCAGACAGAAGTCGGAAGGATTGCCGGGTATATCTCGGAGGAAGAGAATGATGTTACACCGCTACAAAAGAAACTGGATGAACTAGGCAAATATTTCACCTTTATTATTCTTGGTGTCTGTGTGGTCATCTTTGCCGTCGGTATTTTTGAGGGTAGAGAGCTGCTGGATATGCTACTCACCTCGATCTCACTTGCGGTAGCAGCAATTCCTGAAGGGCTACCAGCGATTGTTACGATTATCTTGGCACTCGGAGTGCAACGGATGGCTAAACGAAAAGCGATCATTCGCAAACTCCCTGCTGTAGAGACGCTCGGAAGCACCGAAATTATTTGCTCTGACAAGACAGGTACTTTGACACTAAACAAGATGACTGTCGAAAAAGTGCATGTCAATGGAACTACGAAAGAAGCTGCTGAAGGACTTGAAGGGACACCGGGTGGTGAACTATTGCTTCAGGCCATGACGCTTTGTAATGATTCCAGCATTGACGAAGGAAAGTCCCCTAAAGAAAATGGAAGGAATGAAGGGGTTAAGGACCCACAAACCAAGAGCGGTAAAGCGATTATTGGCGATCCTACGGAAACTGCGTTAGTGGATTACGCGCTAAGTATAGGCACTGACAAAAGGGATTTAGAAAAGAAATTCCCACGTAAAAATGAGCTTCCATTTGACTCCGATCGCAAGCTGATGACGACGATTCATGAAGTTGAGATTGGACGTTATCGTGTGTTAACAAAGGGTGCACCAGATGTACTATTGTCCAAATGCAGCCATATCTACGTGGATGGACAGATCGTACCCTTTAAAGATGAACATTCGCGACATATCATGGATAGTAATACAATGCTTGCGAATGATGCACTGCGAGTGTTGGCATTTGCTTTCAGAGACGAGCAGCAGCTACCGACTAATCTCTCACCGGAAACAACGGAGAAAGAGCTTGTATTTATCGGTTTAGTCGGTATGATTGATCCTCCACGTGAGGAAGTGCGGGATGCGGTAGCCATCTGTCGTAAAGCGGGGATAAGACCTGTAATGATTACAGGAGATCATCGGGATACAGCAGCGGCTATAGCCAAAAGATTAGGTATTATCGAAGATGAAACAGGTGTATTAACCGGTAGTGAGTTGGATAAATTCAGTGAAGAGGAATTTGCTGAGAAAGTCACTGATTATTCGGTTTATGCACGTGTATCCCCTGAACATAAAGTTCGTATCGTTAAGGCTTGGAGGAAAAAAGGGAAGGTAGTTGCCATGACTGGTGACGGTGTGAATGATGCTCCTGCGCTTAAATCATCAGATATCGGCGTGGGAATGGGAATCACAGGAACGGATGTGGCCAAGGGCGTCTCAGACATGGTGCTTGCAGATGATAACTTCACGACCATAGTTGTTGCTGTTGAAGAAGGACGGAAGGTTTACAGCAATATCCGTAAGGCAATCCAGTTCCTACTCTCAGCCAATCTTGGGGAAGTGCTTACGCTATTCATTGCGACAATGATCGGCTGGCGTATTCTCGAGCCGATTCATATCCTGTGGATTAATCTTGTTACCGATACCCTACCGGCACTTGCCCTTGGGCTTGAAAAAGCGGGGGAAGATCTAATGTCGAAGAAACCACGCAAAGCAAGTAGCAGTATCTTTGCTGGTGGCGTGGGAATCGGAATCGTCTATCAGGGTATACTTGAGGCGGCGCTTACGCTGCTTGTGTACCAGTGGGCACATACGCATTACAATGAGGGCATTGCGGTTACGATGGCATTCGCCACATTAGGATTACTGCAGATTTCTCATGCGTTTAACGTCAGATCCAATACGAAATCGTTGTTCCAGATTGGCTGGTTCAGCAATCGGTATATGCTGTGGGCATCACTGATCTCTACATTAATGTTGGTGCTTGTGATCATCATCCCAGGACTTAATGACTGGTTTGGTGTCTCACATTTGAGCGGGTTACAGTGGGGAATCGTAGTTGCTGCGGCGCTGGCGATTATTGTGATCGTAGAGCTTGTAAAACTGTTTGTTCGTTTAAGCGGTAAGGGTAAGAACTGGGATTAA
- a CDS encoding NlpC/P60 family protein, with product MPNKHKKLLSTATVLLAVVLSSTACGYSSQSQKPKVNAVTPDGMQASSYYEKSAITDAQGKYWIPLKPAIASLGYRMKDDATHGGYTKIGYSDVMYMLRPGSTQVFSLGQKITLPQAPRRQEGQIYITPLALSKFLQTEVGWNPQSGEINITTPTEHENIIQSPSAKSLNGSKPFRIQSISEADKKELVSYAKKFLGVPYEFGTGPYEETKKFDCSSFTRHVFKQFGVNLPRLAKDQDNIGTRVQRSALDVGDLIFFTVPGRFESDAIPGHVGIYIGGGKFIHTWGDPGVQISEVDSGYWSNVILHMQRIL from the coding sequence ATGCCTAATAAACACAAAAAATTACTATCCACTGCTACTGTACTGCTCGCTGTCGTTTTATCAAGTACCGCTTGCGGTTACTCTTCACAATCGCAAAAACCTAAGGTAAACGCTGTAACTCCTGATGGAATGCAAGCCTCTAGTTATTATGAAAAGTCCGCCATAACCGACGCTCAAGGGAAGTACTGGATTCCACTCAAACCTGCTATTGCTTCACTCGGATATCGGATGAAAGATGATGCTACTCATGGGGGATACACCAAAATTGGCTACAGTGATGTTATGTATATGCTGCGCCCTGGCTCTACTCAGGTCTTCTCCCTCGGCCAAAAAATCACACTGCCGCAGGCACCTAGACGACAAGAAGGTCAAATCTATATCACACCTTTAGCTTTATCCAAATTTCTTCAAACGGAAGTAGGTTGGAATCCACAGTCAGGTGAAATCAACATTACCACACCGACCGAACATGAAAATATTATACAATCTCCATCTGCTAAATCATTGAATGGATCTAAGCCTTTTCGCATTCAAAGTATTTCTGAAGCAGACAAGAAGGAATTAGTTTCTTATGCCAAAAAATTCTTAGGTGTGCCTTATGAATTCGGTACCGGACCTTATGAAGAGACCAAGAAATTTGATTGCTCTTCCTTTACAAGGCATGTATTTAAACAATTCGGAGTAAACCTACCGCGCCTAGCCAAGGATCAAGATAATATAGGTACTCGCGTACAACGCAGTGCACTAGATGTAGGCGATCTTATATTCTTCACCGTCCCAGGTCGCTTTGAAAGTGACGCTATACCTGGGCATGTCGGTATTTACATTGGGGGTGGTAAATTCATTCACACCTGGGGTGATCCCGGGGTTCAGATCAGTGAGGTTGACTCAGGGTATTGGAGCAACGTAATCCTGCACATGCAGCGCATTCTGTAA
- a CDS encoding ABC transporter substrate-binding protein — protein sequence MKKRNILAGLSLCFMLVAAGCGNNNAAVNSGNATNTGNTSTNAGASDSKTYKIAISQYVEHPSLDATREGILAALKDAGLVEGENLKVDLENAQADQANNLSIAQKIAADTNDLVLAIATPSAQSVVQALSKSSKDTPILFAAVTDPLDAKIVTDLEHPGGNVSGVSDTNPEAINRLMQFIATQFPNVKKLGIVINEGEPNAVIMADIAKKELDKHGIKLVKAAITNTSEVKQAAESLAGRVDAFYITLDNTVVSAVDTMIQTANDKKIPFFSSDRDTVEKGAFATVGFKYFDHGYQVGQMAVDILKNGKKPADMKVTMQEKLDLILNLKAAAAQGIEVTDAMKAEVADQANNIIQ from the coding sequence ATGAAAAAGAGAAACATTTTGGCGGGTTTAAGCTTATGCTTCATGCTAGTAGCTGCTGGCTGTGGCAACAATAATGCCGCTGTAAACTCAGGCAATGCAACAAACACCGGTAATACATCAACAAATGCTGGAGCCTCAGATTCCAAAACTTACAAAATCGCAATTTCGCAATATGTAGAACATCCATCACTTGATGCTACACGCGAAGGTATTCTCGCCGCTTTGAAGGATGCAGGGCTTGTTGAAGGAGAGAACCTGAAGGTAGACCTTGAGAATGCTCAAGCTGACCAAGCTAATAACTTGTCCATTGCTCAGAAGATTGCTGCAGACACTAATGATTTGGTATTGGCTATTGCAACACCTTCCGCTCAATCGGTTGTTCAAGCGCTTAGCAAGTCTAGTAAGGATACTCCGATTCTGTTCGCAGCAGTGACGGATCCACTCGATGCAAAGATCGTCACAGATCTAGAGCACCCTGGTGGAAATGTTTCAGGTGTATCTGACACGAATCCCGAAGCTATCAATAGATTAATGCAATTTATTGCAACTCAATTTCCTAATGTGAAGAAGCTCGGTATTGTGATCAACGAAGGTGAACCGAATGCTGTAATTATGGCGGATATTGCTAAGAAAGAGCTGGATAAACATGGCATTAAGCTTGTGAAGGCAGCTATTACGAATACTTCTGAAGTTAAGCAAGCTGCTGAATCACTTGCTGGTCGTGTAGATGCGTTCTACATTACTTTGGATAACACAGTGGTAAGTGCAGTCGATACCATGATTCAAACCGCTAATGACAAGAAAATTCCGTTCTTCTCCAGTGACCGCGATACCGTTGAGAAAGGCGCTTTTGCAACCGTTGGCTTCAAATATTTCGATCATGGTTATCAAGTTGGACAAATGGCAGTGGACATTTTGAAGAATGGTAAAAAGCCGGCTGATATGAAAGTAACTATGCAAGAAAAGCTTGATCTTATCCTTAACCTCAAAGCTGCTGCCGCACAAGGCATAGAAGTGACGGATGCGATGAAAGCAGAAGTAGCTGATCAAGCTAACAATATTATTCAATAA
- a CDS encoding ABC transporter permease → MYESMLGAVEMGLLYAFMALGVYITFRILDFPDLTVDGSFTTGGAIAAVMITNGYAPWLATLAAIAGGMLAGMCTGLLHTKGKINGLLSGILMMIALYSINLRIFGGKPNWSLMGDTTLFTSINPLLVLPFVVLFVKILMDLFLRTDLGLALRATGDNARMIRSLGVNTDNTTILGVSLSNGMVALSGALITQYSTFADSSMGIGMIVIGLASVIIGEAIFGAGNVFRATLAVVLGSIVYRIVVALALYVPWLRPSDLKLITAIIVIFALVFPSIQRFLKQKNMARRRSVELAEQALSNKRGGTIDA, encoded by the coding sequence ATGTATGAATCAATGCTCGGGGCCGTGGAAATGGGTCTGCTCTACGCATTTATGGCTTTAGGGGTGTATATTACTTTTCGCATTTTGGATTTTCCTGATTTGACTGTGGATGGAAGCTTTACCACTGGCGGTGCCATTGCCGCTGTTATGATTACCAATGGCTATGCACCATGGTTGGCCACACTAGCTGCTATTGCAGGTGGGATGCTGGCAGGAATGTGTACGGGTCTACTACATACGAAGGGCAAGATTAATGGATTGTTATCCGGGATTCTAATGATGATCGCACTTTATTCCATTAATCTGCGAATATTTGGCGGTAAGCCTAATTGGTCACTAATGGGTGATACCACTTTGTTCACGTCTATCAATCCTCTACTTGTTCTTCCTTTTGTTGTTTTATTTGTGAAGATACTAATGGATTTATTCTTGCGTACCGATCTTGGACTTGCTTTACGGGCTACCGGAGATAATGCAAGAATGATCCGTAGTCTGGGTGTAAACACGGATAATACGACAATTCTCGGCGTCAGTTTATCCAACGGAATGGTGGCACTCTCAGGTGCGCTGATCACTCAGTATTCTACTTTTGCGGATTCCTCAATGGGTATTGGGATGATTGTGATCGGCTTAGCTTCAGTAATCATTGGTGAAGCCATATTTGGTGCTGGAAATGTATTCCGTGCGACATTGGCAGTTGTTCTGGGATCTATTGTTTACCGAATCGTAGTTGCGCTAGCCTTGTATGTACCATGGTTGAGACCTTCGGATCTTAAGCTGATTACTGCGATTATCGTTATTTTCGCACTTGTATTCCCATCGATTCAGCGTTTCTTGAAGCAGAAGAATATGGCGCGCAGGCGTTCAGTTGAATTAGCTGAACAAGCGCTTAGCAACAAGAGAGGAGGCACCATCGATGCTTAA
- a CDS encoding ABC transporter ATP-binding protein — MLKLDNVSKLFNPGTPDEKIALLGIDLELLPGDFVTIIGSNGAGKSTLMNIISGVMKPDLGSASIEGNSISHLAEYQRSRWIGRVFQDPMAGTAPRMTIEENLAMAYKRGKSRGLSFGVNAARRSMFREELSRLGIGLENRLRAKVGLLSGGERQALSLLMATFTQPQILLLDEHTAALDPSRAELITKLTESIVREMKLTTLMVTHNMEQAIRLGNRLIMMDKGRIILDIDETRKKDLTVERLLGEFETISGHKLADDRMMLG, encoded by the coding sequence ATGCTTAAGCTTGATAACGTATCAAAGCTGTTTAATCCTGGGACACCGGATGAGAAGATCGCGCTGCTCGGCATTGATTTGGAACTTCTCCCCGGCGATTTTGTCACCATTATCGGAAGTAATGGCGCTGGTAAATCGACACTCATGAATATTATTTCTGGTGTAATGAAGCCGGATCTCGGTTCAGCAAGTATTGAAGGGAATTCTATCAGCCATTTAGCAGAATATCAGCGCAGTCGCTGGATCGGAAGGGTTTTTCAGGATCCTATGGCAGGTACGGCTCCACGTATGACGATTGAAGAGAATTTAGCGATGGCTTATAAAAGAGGGAAGAGCAGAGGATTGTCCTTTGGTGTAAACGCAGCAAGACGATCGATGTTTCGTGAGGAGTTAAGTCGCCTCGGGATTGGGTTGGAGAATCGTCTACGAGCTAAGGTAGGGTTATTATCTGGTGGGGAGAGACAGGCGCTGAGTTTGCTAATGGCAACCTTTACCCAACCGCAAATCTTGCTGTTAGACGAACATACAGCGGCACTTGATCCTTCACGAGCGGAGCTGATCACTAAACTGACAGAGTCTATCGTCCGTGAGATGAAGCTGACTACGCTTATGGTTACCCATAACATGGAGCAGGCCATCCGTCTTGGCAATCGTCTTATAATGATGGATAAGGGACGTATTATCCTTGATATTGATGAAACAAGGAAAAAGGATCTTACGGTAGAACGCCTACTGGGAGAATTTGAGACCATCAGTGGTCATAAGCTGGCAGATGATCGAATGATGCTTGGTTAG
- a CDS encoding SDR family NAD(P)-dependent oxidoreductase yields MADKKLEGKVAIVTGGGSGIGRATVLEFARNGAKVVLLDRTVENAEKVRKQVEKEGGEALVIDCDVAEPTQVEAAVNKAAAKWGRLDVVFANAGINGAMAPIETMDIESWDQTIHINLRGTFATVKYAIPHLKESGGSILINSSINGNRVFSNVGFSAYSTTKAGQVAFMKMAALELAQFQIRVNAICPGAIKTNIDDNTFPSDDLKEVKIPVEFPEGDQPLEKGPGRPDQVAKLALFLASEDSDHITGTEIYCDGAESLLHG; encoded by the coding sequence ATGGCAGATAAGAAGTTGGAAGGCAAGGTAGCTATTGTAACTGGTGGTGGTTCTGGAATTGGGCGAGCAACCGTGCTTGAGTTCGCTCGAAACGGGGCCAAAGTTGTATTATTAGATAGAACCGTTGAGAACGCTGAAAAGGTTAGAAAACAAGTGGAAAAAGAAGGTGGAGAAGCCCTCGTAATTGATTGCGACGTTGCGGAACCAACGCAAGTGGAAGCAGCAGTAAACAAGGCGGCCGCGAAATGGGGGCGTCTTGATGTTGTTTTTGCTAACGCAGGGATTAATGGAGCAATGGCTCCCATTGAAACGATGGATATTGAGTCTTGGGACCAGACCATTCACATCAACCTTCGCGGTACCTTTGCGACCGTTAAATATGCGATACCGCATCTTAAAGAGAGCGGGGGCAGCATTCTGATTAACAGTTCCATTAACGGAAATCGAGTGTTTTCTAACGTTGGTTTCTCAGCCTACAGTACAACAAAGGCGGGGCAGGTTGCTTTTATGAAAATGGCAGCATTAGAGCTAGCACAATTCCAAATTCGTGTTAACGCCATCTGCCCGGGAGCTATTAAGACGAATATAGATGACAATACATTCCCATCCGATGATTTGAAAGAGGTTAAGATTCCTGTTGAGTTTCCGGAGGGAGATCAACCGCTAGAGAAAGGTCCGGGACGTCCTGATCAAGTTGCGAAGTTGGCACTTTTTCTGGCATCTGAGGATTCGGATCATATTACTGGAACTGAGATTTATTGTGACGGCGCAGAATCGTTGCTGCATGGTTAA
- a CDS encoding MgtC/SapB family protein, with product MDFHIESLIKLLVAMLFGLFIGIDRQIKQKPLGIRTSMVISIASCLVTVVSIHAFDKFAGPEHPNMDPMRLAAQIVSGIGFLGAGVILRRGGDAISGLTSAALIWTASGIGIAVGAGFYIEAAYAVILLMFAVNLVPHLIRSIGPEVLNKHEVSVKIIMEANFVLTEVIQKIERPQVSTQRSTRSPSRAIRRMKIKDLEDGRQMIDMVISAPDKDYATEIYYDVKKIDHVMSVEVEQL from the coding sequence ATGGATTTTCATATTGAATCATTAATTAAGCTGCTAGTGGCCATGCTGTTCGGGCTGTTCATCGGGATTGACCGACAGATCAAGCAGAAACCGCTGGGGATTCGGACCAGTATGGTCATAAGCATTGCATCTTGTCTTGTAACAGTAGTGTCTATTCATGCCTTTGATAAGTTTGCAGGTCCAGAGCATCCGAACATGGATCCGATGCGGCTTGCAGCTCAGATCGTTAGTGGGATAGGATTTTTGGGTGCTGGTGTTATACTGCGTAGAGGCGGTGATGCGATATCAGGTCTCACCTCGGCTGCACTCATCTGGACAGCTTCGGGAATTGGTATAGCTGTGGGAGCAGGATTCTATATTGAAGCAGCATATGCGGTTATTCTTCTGATGTTTGCGGTGAATTTGGTTCCTCATTTAATTCGTTCGATTGGCCCTGAAGTGCTTAACAAGCATGAAGTTTCGGTGAAAATCATCATGGAAGCTAATTTTGTGCTTACTGAAGTGATCCAAAAAATCGAGAGACCTCAGGTTAGTACTCAACGAAGTACTAGAAGTCCATCCCGGGCGATCCGCAGAATGAAAATCAAGGATTTGGAAGATGGAAGACAAATGATCGATATGGTGATCTCAGCACCAGATAAAGATTACGCTACAGAAATCTATTATGATGTGAAGAAAATTGATCATGTAATGA